Within Pseudomonas cichorii, the genomic segment CAATCGTGAGCGCGCACTCAAACTCAAGGAAGTGGGGGCCATGAGCGAGCAGGACATATCGAACTCGGTGACCGAGGCTGAAACAGCCTTGGCACAGGTTGAGTCCAGCCAGGCTCAAGTGACGTATCGGGAGTTACAGCTCAGGTATGCAACGGTTGTATCGCCCGATGATGGTGTGATCAGTACCCGCACTGCAACGATTGGCACAGTAGGCGCGGTCGGCGATGAGCTGTTTCGGCTCATACGCCAGAGTCGACTCGAATGGCGAGGTGAGCTTACCGCTGCGCAGGCAGGGCAGGTGGCTGCTGGCCAGATTGTGACGTTGGCGCTGCCAGATGGCCGGGGCGCGCAAGCAACGGTCAGGCAAATGGCACCCGCGTTGAACGCTCAAACGCGCCTCGCAATGGTGTATGCAGACATCATTTCGGGCAGCACAGCGCGAGCTGGCATGTACGTACAAGGGCGCATTTCAGTGACGCAGCAGAATGCGTTGGTGGTGCCCGCTGGCAGTGTCTTTATCCGCGATGGGCATAGCCATGTATTCAGGCTCGATACGCAACAAGGTGCTGCGAAGGTATCTCTTCAGGTCGTGAAGACTGGCCGCCGTCAGGCTCAGGATGTAGAGATTGTGCAGGGTTTGAGTGAGGGCGATCGTGTTGTGGTACAGGGCGCCGGTTTTGTGAATGATGGCGACAGCGTAAGGATTGTTCAGGCACCTGCGGTTGCGATTTCTGCTACGACAGTTGCAAACGGAGCAGAGAAATGAACCTGGCTACCTGGTCCATACGCAATCCGATCCCCTCTATTCTGCTGTTTGCACTGCTTATCCTGGCGGGCACATGGGGGCTGTGGACGTTACCGATTCAGGATATGCCTGATGTCGATATGCCGGTTGTTCGCATAGCGCTTTCGCAACCCGGTGCTGCACCTGCTCAGCTTGAAACCGAAGTGGCGCGTAAAATCGAAGACTCTCTGGCCACACTGGATAGAATCAAGCACATAAGAACCTTGATCACCGAGAGTTCCGTGAATATTTCGGTGGAATTCGAGCTGGGCAAGCCTCTTTCCGATGCATTGATGGAATCCAGGGATGCCGTTGATCGTGTTCGCTCCGACTTGCCTGACGATCTACTGGAGCCGCAGGTAAGCGCTGTGCGTGCGAGTAGTGAAGCTATTCAGACTTATGCCATCGCCATGCCAGCCATGAACGAAGAGGCTTTGTCATGGTTTGTGGATGACACGGTAGCCAAGGTGATATTGGGGGTAAAAGGTGTCGGTCGTTTCGAGCGTATCGGTGGTGTGATGCGGGAAGTACGGGTGACTCTGGACCCCGCTTTACTCATCGCCCACGCTGCGACTGTCGGCGAAGTCTCGCTT encodes:
- a CDS encoding efflux RND transporter periplasmic adaptor subunit, with amino-acid sequence MTVKNCAPNTKSTDEHQRNLAIAALSLFVLLVVGAIFWQVLYLRDVPPSEPTTDALIAMTVTDAPVRLAEWPVHLNASGAIEPWQEAVIGAQVSGVRLTELLVGPGDVVRRGQVLARFETEALRADVAQLHAALRQSKALAVQAVANRERALKLKEVGAMSEQDISNSVTEAETALAQVESSQAQVTYRELQLRYATVVSPDDGVISTRTATIGTVGAVGDELFRLIRQSRLEWRGELTAAQAGQVAAGQIVTLALPDGRGAQATVRQMAPALNAQTRLAMVYADIISGSTARAGMYVQGRISVTQQNALVVPAGSVFIRDGHSHVFRLDTQQGAAKVSLQVVKTGRRQAQDVEIVQGLSEGDRVVVQGAGFVNDGDSVRIVQAPAVAISATTVANGAEK